The genomic stretch AATTTGCCAAATCCTCTCTGCCATTGCCAAACAGGTAATTCTGGTGTTGCTTTTGACAGTAGTTTTGAACTTCTCCCAGGTGCCGCCAATCAGTGATGAGTCCAGATTCTGCCTACGGCAGTTGGGTCATGCAGTCAGAGTGTGGAGAAGACGTAGGGAACGCTCTGCTGATTGCTGCACCAGAGTAACACCTTTTAGTGGAGGCACTGTGATGGTGTGGCATCTCAGTGACTGTGAAAACGAGGCTTGCTCTCCATTTTTCTGGGTCAGTGGTTTGCATAAGTCTTCTCTTTGCTGGATTGTAATTTGTGCAGATCAGAATGGGACTGTATGTTAAATTGCAAGGCATAAGGTTGGTTGGAGAATACTTTAAAAGTATTCTGCAGTATTATAGCTAATAGTGGTCTCAGAGTTTCTGATGGTGTTGAAATGTTCTGGGTATAAGCCCTGTTACGAAGAAGATTGGCCAGATAGTGAATAGGTTTATTCAGCTAACTCCACCAGCAGCTAACTCCGCCAGCAGCTATTTCCGCCAGCAGCTCCACACAACAGCCTCGTCTTCAGCTGTTGATGGCGTCTCAATCAAGTTTTGTTGTAGTGATTGGTTGAAACGAAAACAAATCTGCTGATAACTTCAATAACTTCGGACTTCAAGGCCACAGTGAAAGGTACTCGAGAATCAAGTGTCTCTTTAGTTTTAAGAGCGACACAGACCATCGGTGATCCAGCGACGAGAGTCTCTTCTCAGCTCGCTGAGACTCAGTCTTCTTACTTGCAGTTAGTTGAGAAGCCCTGCCCACTTCCATTCAGTTAAACCAAAAGAAGAAAGTACTAAAGACTACTAAAAGGGCATACTGCTCACCCTAACATCATCTAAcaatttcttcatttcttttctctgtctacCCTTTCTCTTATTGCAACCAAACGTCCACCCCCACCCATTccattcctcctccttcctgtGTCATGCTTCTTGTTCTTTTATCTTCTTTCTTCTCATCTCCTTGCatgcttctctttttctctccctgcagTGACAGGAAAGCCGTTCTTCGTTGTGTCTAGTTTCTCCCACCGCTGGTTGTTTGGCTGGGAAGGTTGTCGCTACTACGGCTGGGCAGGTTTCTTCTTTGGCTGTGGGAGCCTCATCACGATGACCGTGGTCAGTCTGGACCGGTACCTCAAGATCTGCCATCCCAGATACGGTATGTCAGGGTCTCAGGATTATTCCTTGATTCCTCACTAAATATTTGAATtccatgtacacacatgtgACAATGTATGacaatgtgtatgttttttctttatttcaataaaaatgacCAACAATAAAGACTTCCTGTTCCGGCAGCATGAAGTGAACACGTCTCAGTCACTCCCTCCTTCGTAGTTTGAACGCTGTACTTCTGACCGTCTCTATAATCAAGACTACACAATGTCCTGAATTGCAATttattaaacatattgcaatttaaaCGCTTAATGTCGAGGAAAGGTTGCGATTTCCAGAGCCAGTATGCCATGTACTCAGTTACGGATCGCACAGAGCTTACCGTGATTGTAAGAGATGTTATTCGAGAGGAGACTGgtatttgatttaaaactgCAGCCGATAAAGCAATCACTAGAATGCTGACAACAAATTATAAAGGACACTGACTGAAATGGAGAAGAAATATGCCAATCTACACTTAGAAAACATCTCATTGAGAGGGAAATGTTTGTGCTTGCCTGGCTGATTACCTGGGAAACTAAACGTGTCATTATGAAACTTGCCGGTGAAGTTTCaggggaagaaaacacaaatctTTTCCCTGACCTGTTGATGATAAGAGCCGCATTCAAGGACATTTATCTAAAGTTTGGTTTAGATCAGCTAGATTGAAATGCGACCTCCTGCATTCATGCAAGCTGCTAGTTATTCATCGAGAGACCCCGGTGACATTTACTGACACTAAAGAGGCAATGATCTATAATGAGCAGGTAATCAAACCATCGCTCTGGAATCCATAAGTGTGAATGTCTGCATATGGATTTTTTCTTGTGTTCAGACTACTGTAAGCACTGCCAGCCGCTGCTGCTCAATCTTTTTCTCACCATCCTAATTTTTGGCCAGATGGCATAAAGGACTTACATGAGGAACTTGGAGTATGGACAATGttcaatcaaatcaaacttCAATACTGATATTGAAGTTTGATGTAATTGAGGTGGAGCTGACTGTATACCATGCATCACCTCTTTCATTGCATTGAGAGGGACATGTACAGGGAGTATACCGTGTTAGGGGGGGAGGTAGGTGTTGGTTGTAAAGGATGTATTGTTTCCttcatttttgtatgttttctgttattcatCTGGGGTCTATAAGTATTCATATCATGTTCTTTCTATGCAATGCCGGAATATAAATGTACGAGTTGGAATGTAAAAGAGTTGGGGAGTTATGCTAAAAAGAAGGAAGGCTTGTTGcacatgaacaaaataaaatagacatacaGTAGCTTGTTTACAAGAGACTCCCCTCATATCATCTTAAATCAAGGTGGTTGGGAAAAGTGTATCATTTGTCATTTACATCTGATATGAGAGGCTATTCTTATCTGCCAAAATATACCTTTCCCCCTAGAAGAAGCTAAATCTGACCCAAAtggtagatatactgtatatgtgttagTTTATTCTATTGAGTTCATATAGTCCTAATTATGTTGATTCCAATTTCATAAATCATCTTGTATTATGTTACTCCAGTATGAAATTCCAATATTTTggggtggagaaaaaaagaaatgagttgaaatgcattgaaaattataaaattaaactGGAGAAGCAACAGAATGTAAGTAATGACTAATATTTTATTGCAGTTAGATTAACTTAAGTTGAAGTATAATTCTATTACTGGAATACTCATGCATATGAATTGGCAGTCCTAAAATCTAAATGATCCTATGTAGAAGAAGATGAAACGGCAGGCCAACTGTTAGCTAGGCTGGTCAAAGAATGATCGGAAGACAGAACAATTCTTAAATTCATCATCAATGCAACTGTACCCAccaaaagcagcagaaacaggGACatagaacccccccccccccccggttaaTTTCCTTCAAACTGTCTGCttcttcaaattgtttttctaCAAAACAGTTAATCAAATCAGAAATGGTTATGCATTGTCAACAGCCTAATTGAATTAATCGCTGCATTTTACAGATGCAATTTTAATCAAATCAGGTTTCTATTATTTCTCAACGCTAGTCCATCattcttcctgtctttttttgtttactctTAGGCACATGGCTAAAACGCCAACATGTCTTCCTGTGCCTGGTCTTTGTCTGGGTGTATGCAGCTTTCTGGGCCACcatgcctctgattggctggggAAACTACGCCCCGGAGCCCTTCGGGACCTCCTGCACATTGGACTGGTGGCTGGCACAGGCCTCTGTGTCCGGCCAAAGCTTCGTCATGTCCATCCTGTTCTTCTGTCTCATCCTTCCCACAGGCATCATCGTCTTCTCCTATGTTATGATTATCTTCAAAGTCAAGGCCTCTGCAAAGGAGATTTCACACTTTGACGCCCGCATCAGAAACAGCCACACCCTTGAGATAAAACTCACAAAGGTGGGTGAAAGGTTAGAGGAAAGGTGTGGGAAAGACCAAGAGCAAGACAAAGCAAGGCTTCtaagcagagaaaagaagatCTGAATAATGCTTTGTATCCTCTCCCAGGTGGCAATGCTGATCTGTGCAGGCTTCTTGATAGCCTGGATCCCTTATGCAGTGGTGTCGGTGGTGTCAGCGTTTGGTGAGCCTGACTCAGTGCCCATCCCTGTGTCCGTCATTCCCACGCTGCTGGCCAAGTCTTCAGCCATGTACAACCCCATCATCTACCAGGTCGTGGACATGAGACGGTACTGCAGGACATCTTCCTGTTTCAAGGTCCTGAAGAAACGCAGGGATTTTAGAACGTCAAGGTAAAACAGAGTGTGTTCTATTTTCTTTGTTCCAGTGAAACTGTTGATGAAGCATAGCATAGCATTAGCTAAAATTATTGCTTAATTTATGCTTCAGGATCACTGGCTCATTCACTGGCGTGACTACCATCTGACTAGATACTGTTTCACATATTATGGTCTCTGGTGAATTCTTCTTGTATTTctaattctgattggctgcgaGGGTGTCCATTAAAAAGCTATACACGACACCTCTTAAACTGTCTGTTTAAGAAAATCTACATTtgtaaatgcaatttaaaacaCTGACTGTAGTCCTTCAGTGCCTCGTCCTCAGAACAAGTCCTTCTGTCCTTCTGAACTGACTTTTGTTTCACAGCGATCCCCTGGCATCCCGTAGGTGCTGTTCAGCCTGCTACTTGAGGCTGCGGCCAACAGTACACATGGCGTTTGATTTGTTCCTGAAAGTCTTTTTGGATTTGGGGACAATGCCATGGCTGGATAGCTAGCTTCTTGAACAGATTATATTTACTCATGGTCAACCGTATTGACTTTAAAACTTGCTGGCACAATGTTAGCTTTCTGACTCGTAGCTGTCTCAGCTAAAGGGTTCTATGAGCTGAGCAGACTAGTTCTCATCATCTCGTCAGAGTTTAACCCTTACTTTATTTGGGTGTGCATCTCAGacttctttctgtttctctagTAATAAGCTCATTGTGCATGCTGCCACAGCACGTTGGTAttcatttaaaggttttatttatttttcagttcatttGTCAGGGACAATACATAGACAAAGGCGCATATTAATAGGCATTGTTACATCTAAAGTGCAACTAATGCAATGTAAATGGGACTTCTAGCCAAAGGCTAATGTGTGGTCCTGGTCCCGGCATAGGCTTAAGGCAATGACCCACATGGTAAAAGACTCTATATAAATAGGCATACATGCTAATAACTCAAACAGAAGAACAGGCAGTCACAGATGcataaaaacagtaaagcaAACATGGACCAGCAGCCACATAGAATTCAAATGGTTAGATTTAATTTTAGAAAAGAAGATTAGAAATATTAACTCCAATCTAAGAATATTGTTATAACAAACTAAAatgtagaaagaaaaagtacaTTTGCATGAATTTTACTGTTCAAAATGTTTCCAACTGATGTTTGATGATTGATGTCCTTGCAGGTTCCACACCATTGCGGGCTCGTTAAAGGACAATCCGTCAGCTAACGAAGCTGAAATCGAGATTTGAAACCGACGCTTTAAACTCTGCGTCTACCTCTTCTACTTTGGACAGTAGGCCTTGCTTCCTGCTCTCTGCGCCCTACACTGACCCAATCAAATGATGCCTGTCACCTGCTGTGATACTAGCTACAGCTCACCTTATTGCCAATGGCTCCTGCGTTCCGGCTTGCTGTTACACCCGCGCCTTCCCGCCTTTCCCACAAGGTTTTGCTTTTTCTGTGGATACAGATACATCATGCAAGTGACTTGTTGTTTGACCTTCTCAACTTAGTTTTTAAGTGTTACAGACACACTGTCTTTTAGGGGTGGTACGGCTCATAAAACCCACGGTTCGGTTTGTTTCACGGTTTTAGGGTCACAGTGTTAGGGTCACAGTTCTTGAAGTTAttacttattttcatttttgaacacTCCACACATATACTTCAGcatatgatatactgtataacaatGTTCCCACACGCAACACTGCCGCCTCCTCCAACTCAGTCTTCCTTACCTGAAGCAGTCGGCTCGGCTCGCCGGCTATCAGTATCTGACAGAAaacttttaaactgacctttcaaccaaaaacagacagattcagcaaccgTCTGGCCTATTtctccttaaaatgttttttcagaaacacgttttggtgaactatttttgtaaaatacaagatTGTATTCAGAACAAGACGGCATTAGAGTCTGTTTTGAAATCCGGGATCAGCCCTACCCATGTGACGCggtcgtccaatcagctgccatgTGTTGCATTTGTTACGCTCATTCCGCTCGTCATTTCCAGGAAGTGTTTTAACATAAGAGTCAAAAGTGGGCACTACCAAAGTGGTGAGTGCCCATTAGCTGTGGACTGGCGAGCGGTTGGGATGTGTTCATAGACCGTACCACCCCCGCTGTGTTTCCACGCTCCTTTACTGACCCACTCTCGACGGTGTTGTTCACACTAAGGCTCGACGGAGGTTTGAACACTTCACAAGTTTGGCAAGCAAATTCAAGTCAAATCTGGAGCCTTGAGATTTTGTGAATCCAAATCTTACCGAAGCGTACAAATTcctataaaaatgtaaaaatattttcaaatatttctaAAACTGAACTGCaaatttaaaggtgccctgctcCGTATATTTTGTTACTCAATGTCataagttctaccatggactctgcaacatttttttgtggaaaaagtgccttggttaccatggttaccttgtttcaagccattctagcgtggtatagtgaacctgcaggaagactcagctccatttgggccagttctcattaatattcaccGAACTAAGCTgctgactctgattggctaacagctagccaatgataGCCTGGCTATCATGAATAGTAAGTACAAGCAGCATGAAGTCAGACTGACCTGCTTGTGATTTCTCgtcttatttcttttctcttctttccttgGTCACACACATATGGACGTGAGGTATTTCACAAACAACCTGGTCTCAtagaattctgtgaaatgaacacagCCCCACAGACTGAACTCCAAATCTGTCGCGGTTTCACAGAATCTGTTCTGGTTCAGGTTCTGTGAAGACttctttgaaataaatgcaaccccttaagttaaggaaaaggtcatgggtgggcttacggttacTAGGTTTAATATTTTTACCCAAAATTAGATGAATCAGATCCCAGGGGAATCCCGggaaaaacactgtttttattttttcatttttttgcccaAGTAATGTACGATATCATTATATAACCATGATATAACGATATCATTCAAATATCCGTTTCCAAATGacaaactgacatttaaaaaaaaaaaaattgtattattatttgggcAAAAGAACACAGTTTATGTCTTCCATAAACACAGTTTGCACTTATCCATTCTGCTGCAGCGCTGATTAGGAAATGTCAGAAACTCCCTTTTACAAACTATTGATAAGGGCTAAAGTAAACCATTGAATGATTCCTAAACCATTCTGTTAAACCAAATCCATTCTGTATGCTGCTGCAAATGGGAATAATCACTCAATGTTAACCcgaatatttctttattaaggCACGCCGGCCATGTTCctcttttaaacacatttaagttcaaccagataaaaaaaaacaacaacatagaaatgtaaaactgtGCCCTGCAAAAAGGCCGGGCCATAGgctcctaaaaaaataaaggcctgaTCACTCTGCTGTGATATCGGCGTTGGATTGAACTCGTGACGACTTAGACTCCAGATTTCTTTTAGTTTCCAACGCATTCTCCCATGAATGACTTTAGTGAGCCTTTATTACCGTAGCAACATTACAGCACCGCCGCCGGCATCAACGTTACCGTATGACAACAATAGAAGCGCACTCCTTGcgttttttaattcattttatttcctgtttcccGTCATAATTTTTTCTGGGAAATGGGAAATAGTCTTGATCAGATTTCCTGATTAACAGTTTGTGATTCTTTCACAAAGTTGAGACCAGGCGGTTGGTGGGAagcgtgtggcagggcaccttttaagCAAAAACATCTACCTGACTTGAGCCATGTCAAAAGCAGATTGAGGTGTAACCGTCAAGCTCaaagttgtatttttacttgtttGTACAGGCTGTTGTATTTTGTACCCCGTACACCTGTGACTGTACAGCTGTGGCTTCTATACAGTTAAATATCTCAAAAAGCACTAAATCACACCAGCTTATGTTTTCATCCGCTGTAAAAGTGCACATGAAAAGAGATTATGTGGCTTTATTCAGTGAAACTGTGCACTTTACTTGCAAAGCCATTCCGCATTGATAACAGTTTGgtgttacaaacacacacacacacacacacacacacacacacacacacacacacaaacacacattggaTTGCTGAAGAGACAAGGATAGACACATTTCATTCATCCAAAGAAACAACTCCAGAAGTTGTTcctttgaatgaatgaaatttcAACCGACTAAAAAACCTACAGTTGTGGCCATGGTTACACATGGTTGATTCAGGgaccatttttaaatatatatttaaacatatattgtttgttgtttgtccaTAGCCAGAAAGAACTGCATGTTTTctatagtttgacattttggtaaatattcCTATTGGGTTTTTGGGTGATGAACATtggcaataacaatcacaatAAAGATGATGGAACTATgtctagaaatagtagttgtagcagttcatggcatagcagggcgcggagcaggaccacagcgacagctgcaaccatgatttaggtgtcACCCAACCCAAGAACAACTGCTGGGCAGAAAAACATAAGGACTATGGGGAATAACTCCCCAAAACTAAGAAACAGCCTTAATGgaacatggatgcacacagatggtAAGAGAGGGGGccgaggagctcagtgtgtcaaaggaagtcccccaccTGTCTAAAACTGTAACAGCATAACTTGCTGGTCCAATGCAAACTTGAGCCAGCTCTATCAGggtcagatgagaagattgatgccACTTGTGTCTGTTAGAGAATCTAAATCCCAAtcagaaaagacaaacagaaacgTTGGGGTGTGATATTATGCTTGAGATACTTTAGCCTGAAAAGCTCATATGTCAAGTGAAGACCTAAGGGCCATGAACATTTCCTCATCAAGTTTTATGATTCAACTTTCTTCAGACAATATCAGATTTGGTCATCCACTGTTGAGCCTCTGAACTTATCAACACTCCCAAGTGACTGCAACCAGAGTAAGTCACTTCAGTGCCACTTATCCGCCAAGTCTAACTTCATCCACTAGACAGACACACTATGTCTTCGAAGTAAGTGCAAATTGTAAACACATATTCCACAAATACACATGTTCATCACATTTTGGGATATTCCCAAATTCCATAAAGATTTGTTTGGCTGGTATtgctttgatttttaaaatactgcCTCCACATACTTCCATCATACTCTTCTATTAcccattaataataataattttgtatttttgattttgactaGAACAAATTGACACAGTGCCAAGCTGCCTCTCACATCATTCTTCAAGTTCCCGGCTTTCAGATGATGTGGCATGTATTGTTGATTCTCTTCTCCCGAACACCCCCTGTCCCCATCCCCCACCCCTCTTAAAAGGGGGCAGATTGATACGAGGTTAATATACTGTCAACAGGAAAGACTTTGCTGACTACTGCTAGACTGTCAATCAGTTCTTCAAATTTGGCACACTTGGCACCCCATACAGCTGAGGCTCAGGAGTTgcacatataaaacatatttccaaATTTCATAAATGCAAAGTTAGATACCCAAAAGAACTTACCTACAGTACATCATCAGATGGATAATATAAATTGAACGCCACAATATAAAGAGTAATTGCACAGATTGGTCAATTGCAGTTGAAGAAAACCCAGTATGTTCTGTCCATTCAGGATGATAGTGTGTATTTTATATGAAGTATGAATGTCAGGAGAATATTACGTCCACTCGGACAATCTGACgcaatcaaacaaaaatagcGATGATGGTAAAAATGGGGGTTTGCATTGTATTGAGTTTACATAATGTTACATCAAAAGCAGCATTTAACAATATAGTAGATTATcttacaaaattacatttaacattagcatttaaattGTACTGTCTGCATTCTCCCAATATTACTAGTCTACTTCCTAGTAGACCCTCATGACTTGCTGCTTGCATCTAAATGATTTTTCAATAATTAGCAATGTGCTAATTGATAGAATATTTTTGTAAGAGTATTGTTTTGTTCCTTGTTTCCTAATTTGGAGACTCAAATGGGAATTGGGTCTGTGTGACGTTGATGTCAGCGCAGAAGCAAAAGGAAGCACACTTTGAACGTGAACTAATACCACAGATGTTTAAGCATATCCAAAGTATTATAACACAGGTTGTGGTATGTTTCCTCTCAGTTCATATGTCAAGTTCCATTATTGATCATAAGCATGAATTCAAGCCTTAAGGTTTCACAGAATACTAAAGCGGCTGGGTCTTTTGTTAgctgatgaggatgatgatgatgatgatgatgatgatgatgatgaggatgctGATATCCTTGTGTGGCAACAAACTGAATCTCAGGTATTGGTTGTTAGTTGTTCTGGTCTGTGTGTAGTCTGTTGGCCAATGATGGTGTATGGagttatttttgtgaaaaaaatatgttgcacATGAACGCTCTTTTCAGAATTTATAATGTAAATGACTGCTGTTTTCCATCTTCACATATGCTGTATGAATATCCATAGTTTTG from Etheostoma cragini isolate CJK2018 chromosome 18, CSU_Ecrag_1.0, whole genome shotgun sequence encodes the following:
- the opn5 gene encoding opsin-5 gives rise to the protein MTDDRWTKGNSPLMAVMENETWPHPAYLPHYLLHGDPFASRLSREADIIAAFYICLIGILSATGNGYVIYMTIKRKIKLKAPELMTVNLAIFDFGISVTGKPFFVVSSFSHRWLFGWEGCRYYGWAGFFFGCGSLITMTVVSLDRYLKICHPRYGTWLKRQHVFLCLVFVWVYAAFWATMPLIGWGNYAPEPFGTSCTLDWWLAQASVSGQSFVMSILFFCLILPTGIIVFSYVMIIFKVKASAKEISHFDARIRNSHTLEIKLTKVAMLICAGFLIAWIPYAVVSVVSAFGEPDSVPIPVSVIPTLLAKSSAMYNPIIYQVVDMRRYCRTSSCFKVLKKRRDFRTSRFHTIAGSLKDNPSANEAEIEI